The Bartonella krasnovii sequence ACTAAAGGTATCCTCGCTGATCTCTGCGATATCCATTGTAATGTGATGCAATTTTCCTCGTGGGTCAGTAAAACGTAAATCAACAAAACGGATTTCGTTGTCTGCAATCTGTTTGATAATATCTGATGCGGTTGTCATATTCAATTTCCTTAATATGGCGTTGAGAGTGATAAAGGTGAATTTTTTGTTGTTTATTAAAGAGCATCGATCCCAGTTTCGTCAGTCCCTATACGAATGGCATCATCAATGGAAAAAACAAATATCTTTCCATCTCCTATATGTTTTGTTTGCGCTGCTTTGCGTATTGCATCAACAGTTTGTTCCAGTTTTTCATCGGATACAACAATCTCAATCTTTACTTTAGGTAGAAAGTCAACAACATATTTTGTACCACGATAAAGTTCTGTATGTTCCCTTTGACGACCAAAACCTTTTGCTTCTGTTACTGTAATACCGTGTAGTCCAATTTTTTGAAGCGCTTCTTTTACTTCATCAAGTTTGAAAGGTTTTATAATGGCTTCAATTTTTTTCATGCTGAAATTATCTCCAACGTTATTTTGTCTTTTTAGACTGCATCACATTATATTGACAACTCTAAGATGTCCAACAGATACTTTGTACACAAAAACTCGAAAACAATTATAGTCTATGCTCTAGGAGGAGGATTTTTTGTAGAATAAAGTGAAATATTATTTTTTGGGAAAAAATTACAATTCCTTGTACAGAATTTAAATAATATAATTAGAATGATATAATAAGAACGTTGAGTTTCTTTTTTATTTAATATAAATTAATTTAAAAAGACCATTCAATATTTCTCATATCGAATGAGAAACTCTAATAGCGTGAGATTTTTTCACTTTAAATCTTTTTATCCTTAATCAATTAAAACAAGTGTCTGGAATTGGCAACACAAATTATTCCGTTTGGGGCATTCCCTCCCTTCGTGAGGAATGAATCCCGTTAAGGAACACGATAAACAAAAGTGTGAAGTAATGTGCAGCCTTTATTATAAGATCTTGCTGTGGATGCTTTTGAAAATCGTCAAGATCAAGATGAATTAAAAGGAGATGGAAAAGATGCAAACTTTTTATATCCTTAAAATTTGTATTCTTCTAAAATTAGGCTATCAGTCATTTCAGATATAAACAAATAGAGGAAAGATACGCAGTTATGCGCACGTTCTTCTATTGGACAATACGAAAACTAAAACAGCTTATAAAGCGCTAAAAATCGTTTCAGCCTTTGCTTTAAACATGCTGCTACACTGGAATGAGATATTAATTTACAAGAAACAATAAAAACACTGTCTTTATTCGTATTATACTGTATCTTACAAGGTAAGTCTTTTAAAAGTAAACCTTTTTAAGAGTTGGAATTGTAGAGAGAGTGGCGCTGTAAAACATCTTTTAGAAATTTTCCCGTATAAGAAGCAGGAATCTTAATAATATCTTCAGGACGTCCAATTGCAACGATTTCACCCCCACGATCTCCACCTTCCGGCCCTAAATCAATAATCCAGTCGGCTGTTTTGATAACGTCAAGGTTATGTTCAATGACAATGACAGTGTTGCCTTGCTCGACCAGTTCATGGAGCACTTCAAGAAGTTTAGAAATATCATGAAAATGCAAACCTGTTGTCGGTTCATCTAAAATATAAAGTGTACGTCCCGTTGTTTTGCGTGAAAGCTCTTTTGCAAGTTTTACACGTTGTGCTTCCCCACCAGAAAGTGTGGTCGCTTGCTGTCCTACTTTTATGTAACCCAATCCTACTTTCATGAGGGTTTCCATTTTATTATGAATAGCGGGAACAGCCTGGAAAAATTCCTCAGCCTTTTCGATTGTCATATCTAAAATATCAGCGATAGATTGCCCTTTGAATTTTATTTCTAGTGTTTCTCGATTATAACGTTTTCCTTTACAGACATCACAAGTTACATAGACATCTGGTAAAAAGTGCATTTCAATTTTGATGACTCCATCACCTTGACAGGCTTCACAGCGTCCTCCTTTAACATTAAATGAAAAACGCCCTGCTTTATAACCACGAGCTTTTGATTCTGGAAGTTCGGCAAACCAATCACGAATCGGTGTAAAAGCGCCTGTATAGGTTGCGGGATTAGAGCGTGGGGTGCGTCCAATAGGGGACTGGTTGATATCAATGACTTTATCAAGAAATTCTAATCCTTCAATTTTATCATAGCTGGCAGGGCTATGATGACTCCCCATGATCTGATGTGATGCTGCTTTGAAGAGCGTTTCAATAAGAAATGTTGATTTTCCTCCTCCAGAAACACCGGTTATGCATGTGAAAGTTCCAAGAGGGATATTTGCACTGATATTTTTAAGGTTATTGCCTTTGGCGCCAATGACTTTAAGGGTTTTCGATTTTGATATTTTGCGTCGTTCTCTCGGCAGTCTAACCGCCATTTTTCCTGAAAGATATTGGCCTGTGAGAGAGGCTGGATTCTCTATAACTTCTTGTGGTGTCCCTTGTGCTATGATTTTACCACCATGAACCCCAGCTGCAGGGCCCATATCAACAACATAGTCTGCTGCGCGAATGGCATCTTCATCATGTTCAACAACAATAACTGTATTACCGAGATCGCGTAAATGGCACAGCATTTCCAAAAGGCGTTCATTATCGCGTTGGTGTAAACCGATGGATGGTTCATCTAAAATATAAAGAACGCCTGTAAGACCAGAACCAATCTGGGAGGCTAGTCGAATACGTTGGCTTTCTCCCCCTGAAAGAGTTCCTGAATTTCGAGATAAGGTAAGATATTCCAATCCTACATGATTTAAAAAAGCTAAGCGTTCGCGAATTTCTTTTAAAATACGTACTGCGATATTACGTTGTTTTTCCGTGAGGTGTTGATGGATGTTGGCAAACCAATCATCTGCTTTTAGAATAGAAAGATCTGATATTTGCCCAATATGCATCCCATGGATTTTCACAGCAAGTGCCTCTGGTTTTAAACGATAACCGTGACAAGCTTCGCAAGGAGAAGAAGACATATAACGCTCAATTTCTTCACGAGACCAAGCAGAATCAGTTTCCTTCCAGCGTCTCTCCATATTGGGGATGATTCCTTCAAAGGGTTGAGTCATTTTATGCAAACCAGAGTTATTTTTGTAGATAAAAGAAATTTCATTTCTTTTTGTACCGTAGAGAATAGCTTGTTGTGCTTCATTAGAGAGTTCACACCACTGATTTGTGAGTTTGAAGTCGTAAGCTTTTCCTAATGCCTCTAGGGTTTGGCTATAATAAAGTGAATCTGATTTAGCCCAAGGGGCAATGGCTCCGTCTTTTAAGGTAAGATTTTTATTTGGTACAATTTTTTGAGGGTCCATTGCCTTTTTGATCCCTAGTCCATCGCAGAGAGGACAGGCTCCAAAAGGATTATTGAATGAAAAGAGTCGTGGTTCAATTTCAGGGATAGAAAAACCTGATACAGGGCAGGAAAACTTTTCTGAAAAAAGAAGCCGTTTGTGTGTATCGTTTTTTGACTTATAAGCAGCTTCTTTGGTTGTCTCTTTTTGTGCCAAGGGTTGGTCGGCCATTTCAGCAATGACAAGTCCATTTGCTAGCTGTAAACAGGTTTCTATACTATCAGCCAAGCGAGAGGTGATATCATTTTGTACAACAATGCGGTCTACCACAACATCGATGTCATGTTTATATTTTTTATCAAGAGGTGGAATATCAGGGATTTCATAAAACTCTCCATCAACTTTAGCGCGCTGAAATCCTTTTCTTAAAAGTTCCGTTAGCTCTTTTTTATATTCTCCCTTTCTACCTCGCACCAAGGGGGCCATAATAAAAATTCGTGTTCCTTCTGGTAAGGACATAATTTGATCAACCATTTGGGTTACCGTTTGGCTTTCAATAGGAAGTCCTGTAGCAGGGGAATGAGGAATACCAATACGAGCAAAGAGGAGACGCATATAGTCGTGGATTTCAGTGACGGTACCGACTGTTGAGCGCGGATTGCGGCTGGTGGTTTTTTGTTCAATGGAGATAGCTGGAGAAAGGCCATCTATGCGATCAACGTCTGGTTTTTGCATGACTTCAAGAAATTGGCGTGCATAAGCCGAAAGGCTTTCGACATAGCGGCGTTGTCCTTCAGCGTAAATTGTATCAAAAGCTAAAGATGATTTTCCTGATCCAGAAAGTCCTGTTACAACAATGAGTTTATCACGAGGCAGATCGAGATCAATATTTTTAAGGTTATGCTCACGTGCACCGCGAATGGAGATATATTTTTGATGAGTCATTTTTTATCCTTGGCATATGTGACGAAAATTAAGCCTCTGAAATGGAATAAAACTGTTTTTTTAGAATTAAAACGTGCTTAACTGCTTTAACGCAAAAAGAAAGTATAAATTTTATGAAAAGAAAATACAAACGAGCAGCTTTTTATTCTCTATTGATGGAATAAACTATGCGTTGTTATCATATTTTGTTATAATTACATTGGATCTAATATTGGGAAGGGTAGCAATATCCATATTGAAGGTCAATTACAAACGTGTAAGTTGAAGGTCAAGATGGTTATAACTGTTCTATAACAGTATTTGACGAATTAAAATTTTGGAGTTTATGCAATGGCTGGTAGCCTTAATAAAGTTATTTTGATTGGTAATCTCGGGGCAGACCCCGAAATCCGCCGTTTGAATTCTGGAGATCAAGTGGCAAATCTGCGTATTGCTACTTCGGAAAGTTGGCGTGATCGGAATACAAATGAGCGAAAGGAACGCACCGAGTGGCATAATATTGTTATTTTTAATGAAAACCTTGTCAAAATTGCAGAGCAATATTTAAAAAAAGGCAGTAAAATTTATATTGAGGGGCAGTTACAGACACGGAAATGGCAAGATCAAAATGGAAATGATCGTTATGCAACAGAGGTTGTTTTGCAAAAATACCGTGGGGAATTACAAATGCTTGATGGGCGTGGGGGAGCTGGTGGGGAGCAAGGAGCAACAAGTCAAGGGGGGAGTTATAGTGGTGGCTTTGCAGATAATAGCTCAAATCAGAGAAATACTTTTGGTCAAAATAATAGCCAAGTGGGAGAAAGTTTTTCTCATAAATTGGATGATGACGTCCCTTTCTAAGGGGGGTAAATTTGAAGTATTACGACTTTTTATGGTTTGTTTATTTTAGATTTTTGAAGTTTAGCGAAGTGGGAAGTGTTTATTATTCGTAGTAATTTTAATATAAATTAGTAATATATTGAAAAATATTGTTAAATTTCTTTTTCGTTATGGGAGAGAAATTAGCATTCTGGTGTATTTTTCGATATAAACAAAGCGAAATGATTCTTTTTTGAAAGTTTTGAAATTGTGACTGATCTTACTCCACAACCAGAACGTGATGTGCTGACTGGTATTGAACCAATTAGCATTATTGATGAAATGCAACGCTCTTATCTCGATTATGCGATGAGTGTCATTGTTTCACGTGCACTCCCTGATGTCCGTGATGGTCTTAAACCTGTTCATCGACGTATCCTTCATGCTATGAATGAGATGGGGCTTGTTTTTAATAAACCGTATCGTAAATCTGCTGGTGTTGTTGGGGAGGTTATGGGAAAATTCCATCCCCATGGTGACGCTTCGATTTATGATGCTTTGGTGCGTATGGCACAGGATTTCTCTTTAAGAAATCCATTAATTGATGGGCAAGGAAATTTTGGTTCTGTTGATGGTGATCCACCAGCGGCAATGCGCTATACGGAGTGTCGTTTAGAAAAAGTCTCAGAAGCACTTTTAGCTGATATTGATAAAGATACTGTTGATTTTCAGGATAATTATGATGGGCGTGAGCGTGAACCGGTCGTCTTACCAGCACGTTTCCCTAATCTTTTGGTTAACGGATCAGGGGGTATTGCTGTGGGAATGGCAACCAATATTCCGCCCCATAATCTTGGTGAAATTATTGATGGTTGTATCGCTCTGATTGATAATCCCAGTATCGCACTCGATCAAATAATTGAAATTATTCCTGGTCCAGACTTTCCTACAGGGGGGATTATTCTAGGACATTCTGGTGTCCGTTCAGCTTATGAAACAGGGCGTGGTTCAATTATTATGCGCGCTAAAGTTGATATTGAAGAAATTCGTAGTGGTCGACAAGCAATTATCGTGAGTGAAATTCCTTATCAAGTTAATAAAGCAACGATGATTGAGAAAATGGCCGAATTGGTGCGCGATAAACGCATCGAAGGAATTTCTGATTTGCGTGACGAATCTGATCGTGATGGATATCGTGTCGTTATTGAGTTGAAGAAAGATGTTATTGCGGAGGTTGTTTTAAACCAATTATATCGTTATACGCCGCTGCAAACTTCTTTTGGTTGTAATATGGTTGCGTTAAATGGAGGAAAACCTGAACAAATGACGTTGCTTGATATGCTTCGTGCATTTGTTTCTTTTCGTGAAGAGGTTGTTAGTCGGCGAACGAAATATCTTTTGCGTAAAGCGCGTGAAAGGGCCCATGTTTTGGTTGGTCTTGCCCTTGCGGTTGCCAATATTGATGAAATCATAGCGCTTATTCGCAAAGCACCAGATCCACAGACAGCACGTACACAATTAATGGAGCGACGCTGGCCTGCTGCGGATGTAGCACCTTTGATTAAACTTATTGATGATCCTCGTCATATTATTCATGAGGATAGTACTTATAATCTTTCTGAAGAGCAGGCGCGTGCTATTTTAGAATTGCGTTTGCAACGTTTGACAGCCCTTGGGCGTGATGAAATTGCTGATGAATTGAATAAAATTGGTGTGGATATTGCTGATTATCTTGATATCTTGGCATCGCGTGTACGCATTATGGGTATTGTTAAAGACGAGTTGAGTGCTCTTCGTGAGGAATTTGCAACACCTCGACGCACTGTGTTTGGTTTTGGTAGTGCTGAGATGGAGAGTGAAGATCTGATCGCGCCAGAGGATATGGTGGTAACAGTGAGCCATAGTGGCTATATTAAGCGCGTCCCTCTTAATACCTATCGTGCACAACGCCGTGGTGGTAAGGGACGTTCTGGTATGTCTACAAAAGATGAGGATTTTGTAACGCGTTTATTTGTCGCTAATACACATACTCCGGTTCTTTTCTTTTCATCACGTGGGATTGTTTATAAGGAAAAAGTTTGGCGACTACCACTGGGGACACCGCAATCGCGCGGACGAGCTTTGATCAATATGCTTCCCTTACAACAAGGCGAACGCATTACAACCATTATGCCTTTGCCAGAAGATGAAGCAAGTTGGAGTGCATTGGATATCATGTTTGCGACAACTCGTGGAACTGTGCGTCGTAATAAGTTATCAGACTTCGTTCAGGTTAATCGTAATGGTAAAATTGCCATGAAACTTGATGAAGAAGATGAAATTCTTTCTGTTGAAACCTGTACAGAACATGATGATGTTGTTCTCACAACTGCGAATGGACAATGTATCCGTTTTCCAGTTGTGGATGTTCGTGTTTTTGCAGGGCGTAATTCTGTAGGGGTTCGTGGTATCAATTTGGCGAAAGGCGATAAAGTTATTTCGATGACAATTTTAGAGCATGTTGAAGCAACGTCTATTGAGCGTTCTACATATATTAAACGTGTGATAAATGAACGGCGTGCTGCTGGTTCAGATGCTGATATTGAAGATATTGTCATTCTTGATGAGGAAGATGGGGGCGCTGAGACAGAGTTAACAGAGGAGCGCTACGCAGAGCTGCAAGCACGTGAACAGATGCTGTTAACCGTGAGTGAGTTTGGTTATGGAAAGCGGTCTTCTTCTTATGAATTCCGTATTTCGGGACGTGGTGGAAAAGGAATTCGTGCGACAGATCCATCTAAAACTTCTGAAATTGGTAAGTTAGTAGCGTCTTTCCCAGTAAAAGCGCAAGATCAAATTATGTTGGTATCAGACGGGGGGCAGCTTATTCGTGTTCCCGTTGATGGTATTCGTATAGCGGGGCGTTCAACTAAGGGGGTAACAATTTTCAATACAGCTGAAGGTGAGAAGGTCGTATCTGTTGAGCGTATTTCTGAATCTGAAGAGGATGATAACCAAGCAGATGATCAGGCGGAAAGACACTCTGATACGGTTGATATGGGTGAAGAAAAATAATTTTGAAAAGTGTAGAGTGAAATGGAAAAAATTGCTCTTTATGCAGGTTCCTTTGATCCTTTTACAAATGGGCATCTTGATATTTTACAACGGAGCTTTGCTTTAGCTGACAAGGTGGTCGTGGCTATAGGGATACAAGTTCAGAAAAAAACTCTTTTTAGTTTTGAAGAACGGGTTGATTTAATTACTGAGGTGGGAAAAGAGTTATTGGGAATAGGTCCTGATCGGTTACAGGTTATTTCATTTGATACTCTTTTGGTTGATAAGGCGCGTGAAATTGGTGCTTCCTTTCTTATTCGTGGGTTGCGTGATGGAACTGACCTTGATTATGAAATGCAAATGGCGGGGATGAACAGTATTATGTCCCCTGAATTGCAAACTGTTTTTTTGCCAGCGAGTGTTTCTGGACGCGTAATAACTTCCACATTGGTACGCCAGATCGCTTCTATGGGAGGTGATGTGACGCCCTTTGTACCTGAAAATATTGCCAGAGCTTTGCACTTAAAATTTCAATCTTCAGAAGAGAGTGATTATGTATCTTAGAATTTTTGCTATTTTGACATGTCTTTTTTGTTTTTTCTCACTAAGTACTGTGGCGAATGATTCTAATGCATCTGATGATTCTAACGTGCTTATTTTATCCCTCAAAAATGGTGATGTGGTGATACGTCTTCGTCCTGATCTCGCACCAAAGCATGTTGAACAAATCAAACGATTAACAAAAGAAGGTGCTTACAACAATGTTGTCTTTCACCGCGTTATTCCAGATTTTATGGCACAGACTGGTGATGTAAAGTTTGGAAAAAAGGGGAGTGCAGACTTTGATCTTAAACGCGTTGGTATGGGAGGTTCCGATTATCCTAATATACCGGCAGAATTTTCAAAGCAGCCATTTAAGCGTGGTACCGTTGGAATGGCACGTTCACAAGATCCAAATTCCGCTAATTCTCAATTCTTCATTTGTTTTGCTGATGCTGCTTTTTTAAATGGTCAGTATACGGTTGTGGGAGAAGTCATAGAGGGAATGGATGTTGTTGATAAAATTAAAAAAGGGTCTACAAGTAATAATGGATCTGTAACAAATCCTGATGTTATTAATACTGCTGTTTTGCAAGCTGATAGATGAATTAAAGGAGACGAGTCTTATGGCCGAAATGAGAGATTTAGAAAATACCTTAATTCTTGAAACAACCAAGGGGAAAGTTGTTATTGAACTTTTGGCTGATTTAGCTCCTGGTCATGTTGCACGTATTAAAGAGCTTGCGCGTGAAGGGGCTTATGATAATGTCATTT is a genomic window containing:
- a CDS encoding P-II family nitrogen regulator; protein product: MKKIEAIIKPFKLDEVKEALQKIGLHGITVTEAKGFGRQREHTELYRGTKYVVDFLPKVKIEIVVSDEKLEQTVDAIRKAAQTKHIGDGKIFVFSIDDAIRIGTDETGIDAL
- the uvrA gene encoding excinuclease ABC subunit UvrA, whose translation is MTHQKYISIRGAREHNLKNIDLDLPRDKLIVVTGLSGSGKSSLAFDTIYAEGQRRYVESLSAYARQFLEVMQKPDVDRIDGLSPAISIEQKTTSRNPRSTVGTVTEIHDYMRLLFARIGIPHSPATGLPIESQTVTQMVDQIMSLPEGTRIFIMAPLVRGRKGEYKKELTELLRKGFQRAKVDGEFYEIPDIPPLDKKYKHDIDVVVDRIVVQNDITSRLADSIETCLQLANGLVIAEMADQPLAQKETTKEAAYKSKNDTHKRLLFSEKFSCPVSGFSIPEIEPRLFSFNNPFGACPLCDGLGIKKAMDPQKIVPNKNLTLKDGAIAPWAKSDSLYYSQTLEALGKAYDFKLTNQWCELSNEAQQAILYGTKRNEISFIYKNNSGLHKMTQPFEGIIPNMERRWKETDSAWSREEIERYMSSSPCEACHGYRLKPEALAVKIHGMHIGQISDLSILKADDWFANIHQHLTEKQRNIAVRILKEIRERLAFLNHVGLEYLTLSRNSGTLSGGESQRIRLASQIGSGLTGVLYILDEPSIGLHQRDNERLLEMLCHLRDLGNTVIVVEHDEDAIRAADYVVDMGPAAGVHGGKIIAQGTPQEVIENPASLTGQYLSGKMAVRLPRERRKISKSKTLKVIGAKGNNLKNISANIPLGTFTCITGVSGGGKSTFLIETLFKAASHQIMGSHHSPASYDKIEGLEFLDKVIDINQSPIGRTPRSNPATYTGAFTPIRDWFAELPESKARGYKAGRFSFNVKGGRCEACQGDGVIKIEMHFLPDVYVTCDVCKGKRYNRETLEIKFKGQSIADILDMTIEKAEEFFQAVPAIHNKMETLMKVGLGYIKVGQQATTLSGGEAQRVKLAKELSRKTTGRTLYILDEPTTGLHFHDISKLLEVLHELVEQGNTVIVIEHNLDVIKTADWIIDLGPEGGDRGGEIVAIGRPEDIIKIPASYTGKFLKDVLQRHSLYNSNS
- the ssb gene encoding single-stranded DNA-binding protein, producing the protein MAGSLNKVILIGNLGADPEIRRLNSGDQVANLRIATSESWRDRNTNERKERTEWHNIVIFNENLVKIAEQYLKKGSKIYIEGQLQTRKWQDQNGNDRYATEVVLQKYRGELQMLDGRGGAGGEQGATSQGGSYSGGFADNSSNQRNTFGQNNSQVGESFSHKLDDDVPF
- the gyrA gene encoding DNA gyrase subunit A, with product MTDLTPQPERDVLTGIEPISIIDEMQRSYLDYAMSVIVSRALPDVRDGLKPVHRRILHAMNEMGLVFNKPYRKSAGVVGEVMGKFHPHGDASIYDALVRMAQDFSLRNPLIDGQGNFGSVDGDPPAAMRYTECRLEKVSEALLADIDKDTVDFQDNYDGREREPVVLPARFPNLLVNGSGGIAVGMATNIPPHNLGEIIDGCIALIDNPSIALDQIIEIIPGPDFPTGGIILGHSGVRSAYETGRGSIIMRAKVDIEEIRSGRQAIIVSEIPYQVNKATMIEKMAELVRDKRIEGISDLRDESDRDGYRVVIELKKDVIAEVVLNQLYRYTPLQTSFGCNMVALNGGKPEQMTLLDMLRAFVSFREEVVSRRTKYLLRKARERAHVLVGLALAVANIDEIIALIRKAPDPQTARTQLMERRWPAADVAPLIKLIDDPRHIIHEDSTYNLSEEQARAILELRLQRLTALGRDEIADELNKIGVDIADYLDILASRVRIMGIVKDELSALREEFATPRRTVFGFGSAEMESEDLIAPEDMVVTVSHSGYIKRVPLNTYRAQRRGGKGRSGMSTKDEDFVTRLFVANTHTPVLFFSSRGIVYKEKVWRLPLGTPQSRGRALINMLPLQQGERITTIMPLPEDEASWSALDIMFATTRGTVRRNKLSDFVQVNRNGKIAMKLDEEDEILSVETCTEHDDVVLTTANGQCIRFPVVDVRVFAGRNSVGVRGINLAKGDKVISMTILEHVEATSIERSTYIKRVINERRAAGSDADIEDIVILDEEDGGAETELTEERYAELQAREQMLLTVSEFGYGKRSSSYEFRISGRGGKGIRATDPSKTSEIGKLVASFPVKAQDQIMLVSDGGQLIRVPVDGIRIAGRSTKGVTIFNTAEGEKVVSVERISESEEDDNQADDQAERHSDTVDMGEEK
- the coaD gene encoding pantetheine-phosphate adenylyltransferase gives rise to the protein MEKIALYAGSFDPFTNGHLDILQRSFALADKVVVAIGIQVQKKTLFSFEERVDLITEVGKELLGIGPDRLQVISFDTLLVDKAREIGASFLIRGLRDGTDLDYEMQMAGMNSIMSPELQTVFLPASVSGRVITSTLVRQIASMGGDVTPFVPENIARALHLKFQSSEESDYVS
- a CDS encoding peptidylprolyl isomerase, with the translated sequence MYLRIFAILTCLFCFFSLSTVANDSNASDDSNVLILSLKNGDVVIRLRPDLAPKHVEQIKRLTKEGAYNNVVFHRVIPDFMAQTGDVKFGKKGSADFDLKRVGMGGSDYPNIPAEFSKQPFKRGTVGMARSQDPNSANSQFFICFADAAFLNGQYTVVGEVIEGMDVVDKIKKGSTSNNGSVTNPDVINTAVLQADR